From a single Capsicum annuum cultivar UCD-10X-F1 chromosome 12, UCD10Xv1.1, whole genome shotgun sequence genomic region:
- the LOC107850171 gene encoding inactive protein RESTRICTED TEV MOVEMENT 1-like: protein MEMIKVSARAGQVKKGAGTGSNVWDEKGRFKIAKIFMSHGTHLIQSIQFLFVDDNGHFVLSENHGPEHGYNFITVVLDYPSEFITGIKGTYYSNYNGLRSIIFYTNKGTHGPYGRNVESEVCNVFNLPIGKDCSFAGFYGIHNGILIEDIGMYVKPTTSSMIESGDASIKTREKNDTYKRCKVIDKQIWDD from the exons ATGGAGATGATAAAGGTTTCTGCAAGGGCAGGGCAAGTAAAGAAGGGAGCTGGGACAGGGAGTAATGTTTGGGATGAAAAAGGAAGATTTAAAATAGCAAAGATTTTTATGTCTCATGGTACCCATCTTATTCAGTCAATTCAATTCTTGTTTGTTGATGACAATGGACACTTTGTTTTATCAGAAAATCATGGTCCTGAGCATGGTTATAACTTCATCACG GTTGTATTGGACTATCCATCAGAATTTATTACTGGGATAAAAGGTACCTACTATAGTAATTATAATGGTTTGAGATCAATAATTTTTTACACCAACAAAGGCACCCACGGACCATATGGCCGCAATGTTGAATCCGAGGTCTGCAATGTATTCAACCTTCCAATAGGTAAAGATTGTTCTTTTGCTGGATTTTATGGCATTCACAATGGTATACTCATTGAAGATATTGGCATGTATGTGAAGCCCACCACATCTTCTATGATTGAGTCCGGGGACGCATCTATTAAGACCCGTGAAAAAAATGATACGTATAAAAGATGCAAAGTCATAGACAAACAGATATGGGACGATTGA